Proteins encoded by one window of Lutibacter sp. A64:
- a CDS encoding TonB-dependent receptor, with protein sequence MKNFKLLLVFVFTSVTLTAQKATIKGTVKNTSKNPIEGVSIRYANYGTTSNKNGEYVLQVSAEKEISIEFSHVSYKTLIKKVTIPKNKTFRFSPTLTIKIEEIEEVLVEDRKKNAQGTLTINTESITKIPGANQGVENILMTLPGVNNNNELSTQYNVRGGNFDENLIYVNGIEIYRPFLVRSGQQEGLSFVNSAMVQNVNFSAGGFQAKYGDKLASVLDITYKTPKEFGATVNASLLGGSITAEGVSVNKKLSALIGVRYRDNSLFINSKDIETNAKPNFTDVQAFLSYVVNPKLKIDFLGNYSLNNYKYIPTTRRTKFGTITDPQELIVYYNGQEKDKFETVFGALKGSYKVNNNLNLTLTTSTYHTIEEEYYDILASYNIGEVNNDFASEDFGEVEFSEGIGSQLNHARNAIDALISNSEFKASYKKDNYQLDVGLKYQYEDIKDRIKEWEVIDSLGFNVRPPSFTGNNQPYEPFTGELTPYQGIDTENHIKIDRLIWFAQYSQNREWNNHKIWYNLGLRSHNWNVNGENLETSNQIIYSLRGQFAIKPDWEKDMLFRIAGGMYNQPPFYKELRDFNGAINTSVKTQKSTQIVLGNDYSFKLWNRPFKLISEIYYKNLTNINIYTVDNVKIRYSADNNAKGYATGLDLRLNGEFVPGTESWVSIGFLKTEENYNNQGYIARPTDQRFKFGMLFQDYVPNIPNIKMYLNLVFNSGLPGGAPSYSNPYNYQNRLNAYKRADIGISYVFADTNNIHTSGWLKNIKELALGFEIFNMFDVQNSITNTWVRDVYSKQFYGIPNYMTPRVLNIKMDIKF encoded by the coding sequence TTGAAAAATTTTAAATTATTACTTGTTTTTGTATTTACTTCGGTTACTTTAACTGCTCAAAAAGCAACCATTAAAGGTACTGTTAAAAACACTTCAAAAAATCCCATTGAAGGTGTTTCAATTAGGTATGCAAATTACGGAACAACTTCAAATAAAAATGGAGAATACGTTTTGCAAGTATCTGCTGAAAAAGAAATTTCAATTGAATTTAGTCATGTTTCTTATAAAACGCTTATAAAAAAAGTTACAATTCCCAAGAACAAAACATTCCGTTTCTCCCCTACTTTAACTATTAAAATTGAAGAAATTGAAGAAGTACTTGTTGAAGATCGAAAAAAAAATGCTCAGGGAACTTTAACTATTAATACAGAGTCTATTACAAAAATACCAGGTGCAAATCAAGGTGTAGAAAATATTTTAATGACGCTTCCTGGTGTAAATAACAATAACGAATTAAGTACTCAATATAATGTAAGAGGTGGAAATTTTGATGAAAATTTAATTTATGTTAATGGCATTGAAATATACAGGCCTTTTTTAGTAAGATCTGGACAACAAGAAGGTTTAAGTTTTGTAAATAGTGCTATGGTACAAAATGTGAATTTTTCTGCTGGTGGATTTCAAGCTAAATACGGAGATAAATTAGCGTCTGTTTTAGATATAACGTACAAAACACCGAAAGAATTTGGTGCTACTGTAAATGCAAGTCTGTTAGGTGGAAGCATTACCGCTGAAGGAGTTTCAGTTAATAAAAAACTAAGTGCTCTAATTGGAGTGCGTTATAGAGACAACAGTCTTTTTATTAATAGTAAAGATATTGAAACAAATGCTAAACCTAACTTTACCGATGTTCAAGCATTTTTATCATATGTAGTAAATCCTAAATTAAAAATAGACTTTTTAGGTAATTATTCATTAAATAATTATAAATATATACCTACAACTAGAAGAACCAAATTTGGAACTATTACAGATCCTCAAGAATTAATAGTTTATTATAACGGACAAGAAAAAGATAAATTTGAAACCGTATTTGGTGCTTTAAAAGGAAGTTACAAGGTAAATAACAATTTAAATCTCACTCTTACAACATCTACTTATCATACAATTGAAGAAGAATATTATGATATACTTGCAAGTTATAATATTGGAGAAGTAAATAACGATTTTGCTTCAGAAGATTTTGGTGAAGTTGAATTTTCTGAAGGAATTGGCTCACAATTAAATCATGCAAGAAACGCCATAGATGCGCTTATTAGTAATTCAGAATTTAAAGCAAGTTATAAAAAAGATAACTATCAATTAGATGTTGGTTTAAAATATCAATATGAAGACATAAAAGATCGTATTAAAGAATGGGAAGTTATTGACTCTTTAGGTTTTAATGTACGACCACCAAGTTTTACGGGTAATAATCAGCCTTACGAGCCTTTTACAGGAGAATTAACACCTTACCAAGGTATAGATACCGAAAATCATATTAAAATAGATCGGTTAATTTGGTTTGCTCAATACAGCCAAAATAGGGAATGGAACAATCATAAAATATGGTATAATTTAGGGCTACGTTCTCATAATTGGAATGTAAATGGTGAAAACCTTGAAACTTCAAATCAAATTATTTATAGCCTTAGAGGACAGTTTGCAATAAAACCAGATTGGGAAAAAGATATGCTTTTTAGAATTGCTGGTGGAATGTATAACCAACCACCATTTTATAAAGAATTAAGAGATTTTAATGGAGCAATAAATACCTCTGTAAAAACACAAAAATCTACTCAAATTGTTTTAGGAAACGATTATAGCTTTAAACTTTGGAACAGACCTTTTAAATTAATTTCAGAAATATATTATAAAAATTTAACCAATATAAACATTTATACTGTTGATAATGTTAAAATTAGATACAGCGCAGATAATAATGCTAAAGGTTATGCTACCGGTTTAGATTTAAGGTTAAACGGTGAGTTTGTTCCTGGCACAGAAAGTTGGGTAAGCATTGGTTTTTTAAAAACTGAAGAAAATTATAACAATCAAGGCTATATTGCTAGACCTACCGATCAGCGTTTTAAATTTGGAATGTTATTTCAAGATTATGTACCAAACATTCCCAATATTAAAATGTATTTAAATTTAGTTTTCAATTCAGGTTTACCTGGCGGTGCTCCTTCCTATTCAAACCCTTACAACTACCAAAACAGATTAAATGCTTACAAAAGAGCAGATATTGGAATTTCGTATGTTTTTGCAGACACCAACAATATACACACATCTGGTTGGTTAAAAAACATTAAAGAATTAGCTCTAGGTTTTGAAATATTTAATATGTTCGATGTTCAAAACTCAATTACCAATACTTGGGTTAGAGATGTTTATTCTAAGCAATTTTATGGAATTCCAAATTATATGACTCCAAGAGTTTTAAACATTAAAATGGATATAAAATTTTAG
- a CDS encoding MATE family efflux transporter, which translates to MKLKQYTSEFKNNIKLATPIMMGSLGHLLVGLIDDIMVGRLGAVELAATSLGNSIFFITLSVGLGFSFAITPLIAESDGEGDKEKGRSIFQHGIILTAIIGLIMFIGLLFLKPILYHLDQPEEVVALAIPYYEIVAFSMIPLMLFQGFKQFADGLSQTKYAMWATILTNVVNVVLNFTLIYGFWIFPRLELVGAALGTLISRFVMVFFIYIMIARKEKFVVYLKRLKFDELKKERFSKILKLGFPTALQMLFEVGLFTSSVLLAGTLGAFPQAANQIALKLSSSTFMVAVGVGVAATIRVGNQKGLKNYKELRRIAFSNFLMILILMASFSVGFMVFKDFLPLIFTENVEVIKIASTLLIIAGLFQLSDGLQAVILGGLRGLQDVNVPSALTFVAYWIIGFPISYYFGTKAGLGTFGIWIGLLVGLTTSAILLFIRFNYLTNKLIQEKNGVT; encoded by the coding sequence TTGAAATTAAAACAATACACTTCAGAATTTAAAAACAACATTAAGTTGGCAACTCCAATAATGATGGGCTCTTTAGGTCATTTATTAGTTGGGTTAATCGACGATATTATGGTTGGAAGATTAGGTGCTGTAGAATTGGCTGCAACATCTTTAGGAAATAGTATTTTTTTTATTACACTTTCTGTAGGTTTAGGATTTTCTTTTGCAATAACTCCATTAATTGCTGAGTCTGATGGTGAAGGAGATAAAGAAAAAGGTAGAAGTATTTTTCAACATGGTATTATTTTAACAGCAATTATTGGACTTATAATGTTTATTGGTTTGTTGTTTTTAAAACCAATATTATATCATCTTGATCAGCCAGAAGAAGTGGTTGCTTTAGCAATTCCTTATTACGAGATTGTTGCTTTCTCTATGATTCCATTAATGCTTTTTCAGGGTTTTAAACAATTTGCAGATGGTTTATCGCAGACAAAATATGCAATGTGGGCAACAATTTTAACCAATGTTGTAAATGTTGTTTTAAATTTTACGCTAATTTATGGTTTTTGGATTTTTCCGCGTTTAGAATTGGTAGGTGCAGCTTTAGGTACACTAATTTCTAGATTTGTTATGGTGTTTTTTATATACATTATGATAGCGAGAAAAGAAAAATTTGTCGTTTATCTGAAAAGGCTAAAATTTGATGAGTTGAAAAAAGAACGCTTTTCAAAAATTTTAAAATTAGGTTTTCCAACTGCTTTACAAATGCTTTTTGAAGTAGGTTTATTTACATCTTCTGTTTTGTTAGCTGGTACTTTAGGCGCATTTCCACAAGCAGCAAATCAAATTGCTTTAAAATTATCATCGTCAACATTTATGGTAGCAGTTGGAGTAGGCGTTGCAGCAACCATAAGAGTTGGAAATCAAAAAGGTTTAAAAAATTATAAAGAATTGAGGCGTATTGCTTTTTCAAATTTTTTAATGATTTTAATTTTAATGGCTTCCTTTTCAGTAGGATTTATGGTATTTAAAGATTTTTTACCTTTAATATTTACTGAAAATGTGGAAGTAATTAAAATAGCATCAACATTATTAATAATTGCAGGACTTTTTCAATTGTCAGATGGTCTTCAGGCTGTTATTTTAGGAGGTTTAAGAGGTTTACAAGATGTAAATGTACCTTCTGCGTTAACATTTGTTGCCTATTGGATTATAGGTTTTCCAATAAGTTATTATTTTGGTACTAAAGCAGGTTTAGGTACCTTTGGAATATGGATTGGACTTTTAGTCGGGCTTACTACATCTGCAATATTATTATTTATAAGGTTTAATTATTTAACAAATAAACTAATTCAAGAAAAAAATGGAGTTACCTAA
- the tpx gene encoding thiol peroxidase, with product MSKITLKGNPFKTSGKLPKVGKNAPKFSLIKADLSKAKLKDFKGSKLILNIFPSLDTGTCAASVRKFNEEASKLENTKVLCISRDLPFAQARFCGAEGLENVITLSDFAKGKFGKNYGLTIKNGPLANLHSRAIVVINEEGIVTYTEQVPEIADEPNYEAAIKAL from the coding sequence ATGAGTAAAATAACATTAAAAGGAAATCCTTTTAAAACTTCAGGAAAATTACCAAAAGTAGGTAAAAATGCACCTAAATTTTCTTTAATTAAAGCAGATTTATCTAAAGCTAAATTAAAAGATTTTAAAGGTTCTAAATTAATTTTAAACATATTTCCTAGTTTAGACACTGGTACTTGTGCTGCTTCGGTAAGAAAATTTAATGAAGAAGCTTCAAAATTAGAAAACACAAAAGTACTTTGTATTTCAAGAGATTTACCATTTGCTCAAGCACGTTTTTGTGGTGCTGAAGGTTTAGAAAATGTAATTACACTTTCAGATTTTGCAAAAGGGAAATTTGGAAAAAATTATGGATTAACAATTAAAAATGGACCTTTAGCTAACTTACATTCTAGAGCAATTGTAGTTATTAACGAAGAAGGTATTGTTACTTATACAGAGCAAGTTCCAGAAATTGCTGACGAACCAAATTATGAAGCTGCTATAAAAGCACTTTAA
- a CDS encoding diacylglycerol kinase, giving the protein MNSESNFILNRIKAVKFAAKGFWILITSEKSIIAQVIIAVIMTIFGFIMHISATEWMFQIFAIGLVLVAESLNTAIEKLADFIHPEYHKKIGTIKDISAGASFFAAIFAVIIGFIIYIPKLF; this is encoded by the coding sequence ATGAATTCTGAAAGTAATTTTATTTTAAATAGAATTAAGGCTGTAAAATTTGCAGCTAAAGGATTTTGGATTTTAATTACATCAGAAAAAAGTATTATAGCTCAAGTAATTATTGCTGTAATAATGACCATTTTTGGTTTTATTATGCATATTTCTGCTACCGAATGGATGTTCCAAATTTTTGCAATTGGACTTGTTTTGGTAGCAGAATCTTTAAATACAGCTATTGAAAAATTAGCTGACTTTATACATCCAGAATATCATAAAAAAATTGGAACCATTAAAGATATTTCTGCAGGTGCATCTTTTTTTGCTGCAATATTTGCGGTTATTATTGGTTTTATAATCTATATTCCTAAATTATTTTAG
- a CDS encoding FtsK/SpoIIIE family DNA translocase, with amino-acid sequence MAKKKETMSKTKRKPRFQKIKTFFGNRQTQTLIGAFIVLFAVFLIISFLSYLFNWQEDQSQLSSFTDKNITVKNLLGKIGASISHFFIYDGFGIASLYIPFILYLTGIAIFLKGSIKHVRKYWGWGILGIIWFSVTTGFFSSKNALLPGIIGFELNNYLQQFLGKTGLLLVLLFLLISYLVIRFKLTPEKIKNLFPEKKVITNSDSKTSPEKIKKPIEPTISTPTSTEVKEEIIEPEITTDFDLELDTTKPTLEKPKSNKTKDQVTIDVEKVVEESHVEENIPNKLVEDYGEFDPTLELGSYTFPTLNLLKDYDESISIDQEELENHKNRIVETLNNYNIGIAKIKATVGPTVTLYEIVPEAGIRISKIKNLEDDIALSLSAMGIRIIAPIPGKGTIGIEVPNKKATMVSMKSVISSAKFQNSEMELPVAMGKTISNETFVFDLAKMPHLLMAGATGQGKSVGLNAVLTSLLYKKHPAEVKFVLVDPKKVELTLFNHIERHYLAKLPDTEDAIITDTAKVINTLNSLCIEMDNRYDLLKKAMVRNIKEYNTKFKERKLNPENGHKFLPYIVLVIDEFADLIMTAGKEVETPIARLAQLARAIGIHLIVATQRPSVNVITGIIKANFPARIAFRVTSKIDSRTILDGAGADQLIGKGDMLFTNGNDVIRLQCAFVDTPEVERITDYIGSQRAYPSAYLLPEYNGEEVGTSLDVDISERDVLFRDAALVIVHAQQGSASLLQRKLKLGYNRAGRLIDQLEAAGIVGQFEGSKARQVLVPDEMALNQLLDGEK; translated from the coding sequence ATGGCTAAAAAGAAAGAAACAATGTCTAAAACAAAGCGTAAACCACGTTTTCAAAAAATAAAAACATTTTTTGGAAATAGGCAAACACAAACTTTAATAGGTGCTTTTATAGTATTATTTGCGGTATTTTTAATTATTTCTTTTTTATCCTACCTATTTAATTGGCAAGAAGACCAAAGTCAACTTTCTAGTTTTACGGATAAAAACATTACTGTAAAAAATTTATTAGGCAAAATTGGTGCTAGTATCAGTCATTTTTTTATTTATGATGGTTTTGGAATTGCATCATTGTATATTCCTTTTATTTTATACTTAACCGGAATTGCTATTTTTTTAAAAGGAAGCATTAAACATGTAAGAAAATATTGGGGATGGGGAATTTTAGGTATTATTTGGTTTTCTGTAACTACGGGCTTTTTTAGTTCAAAAAATGCATTGTTACCGGGTATAATAGGTTTCGAATTAAACAATTACTTACAACAATTTTTAGGAAAAACAGGATTACTATTAGTACTACTATTTTTATTAATTTCGTATTTAGTAATACGATTTAAATTAACACCAGAAAAAATTAAAAACCTTTTTCCTGAGAAAAAAGTAATAACTAATTCAGATTCAAAAACTTCACCAGAAAAAATTAAAAAACCTATAGAACCAACTATATCAACACCTACTTCTACAGAAGTTAAAGAAGAAATTATAGAACCAGAAATAACAACCGATTTTGATTTAGAATTAGATACTACAAAACCTACTTTAGAAAAACCTAAATCTAATAAAACTAAAGATCAAGTAACAATTGATGTAGAAAAAGTTGTTGAAGAAAGCCATGTTGAAGAAAATATACCTAATAAATTGGTTGAAGATTATGGCGAATTTGATCCTACATTAGAATTGGGTAGTTACACCTTCCCTACTTTAAATCTTTTAAAAGATTACGACGAAAGTATTTCTATTGACCAAGAAGAATTAGAAAATCATAAAAATAGAATTGTTGAAACATTAAACAACTATAATATTGGTATCGCAAAAATTAAAGCTACTGTTGGTCCAACTGTAACACTTTATGAAATTGTACCAGAAGCAGGTATTCGAATTTCTAAAATTAAAAATTTAGAAGACGATATTGCGCTATCACTTTCTGCAATGGGTATTCGTATAATTGCGCCAATACCTGGTAAAGGAACTATTGGTATTGAAGTTCCAAATAAAAAGGCAACCATGGTTTCAATGAAATCGGTAATATCTTCAGCAAAATTTCAAAACTCTGAAATGGAATTACCAGTAGCAATGGGAAAAACAATTTCTAACGAGACATTTGTTTTTGATTTAGCTAAAATGCCGCATTTATTAATGGCAGGTGCTACAGGACAAGGAAAATCGGTTGGTTTAAATGCTGTATTAACTTCACTTTTATATAAAAAACATCCTGCTGAAGTTAAATTTGTATTGGTAGATCCTAAAAAGGTAGAACTAACATTATTCAATCATATAGAGCGCCATTACCTTGCAAAATTACCAGATACAGAAGACGCAATTATTACAGATACTGCAAAAGTAATTAATACCCTTAATTCTTTATGTATTGAAATGGATAACCGTTACGATTTGCTTAAAAAAGCTATGGTTCGTAACATTAAAGAATACAATACAAAATTTAAAGAACGAAAATTAAATCCAGAAAATGGCCATAAGTTTTTACCATATATAGTATTGGTAATTGATGAGTTTGCAGATTTAATTATGACTGCTGGTAAAGAAGTTGAAACACCTATTGCACGTTTAGCTCAATTAGCACGTGCAATTGGAATACACTTAATTGTTGCAACACAACGTCCGTCTGTAAATGTAATAACAGGTATAATTAAAGCCAATTTCCCTGCAAGAATTGCATTTAGAGTTACTTCAAAAATAGATTCTAGAACTATTCTAGATGGAGCTGGCGCTGATCAATTAATAGGTAAAGGTGATATGTTATTTACTAATGGAAATGACGTAATACGCTTACAATGTGCATTTGTAGACACGCCAGAAGTAGAAAGAATTACTGATTATATAGGTTCTCAAAGAGCATATCCAAGCGCTTATCTATTGCCAGAATACAATGGTGAAGAAGTTGGCACAAGTCTTGATGTGGATATTAGCGAAAGAGATGTTTTATTTAGAGATGCAGCATTGGTTATTGTACATGCGCAACAAGGTTCTGCTTCTTTATTGCAACGTAAACTAAAATTAGGTTACAATAGAGCAGGTAGATTGATAGATCAATTAGAAGCCGCAGGCATCGTTGGTCAATTTGAAGGTAGCAAAGCAAGACAGGTGTTGGTTCCAGATGAAATGGCTCTAAATCAATTATTAGACGGGGAAAAATAA
- a CDS encoding LolA family protein, whose product MKRIILVLSVFLLSINVFSQDASKAKALLDQVAQKVEGYSNIYLEFNHRIDNYDADVHQETLGSATLKGDKYHLKYMGTEQIFDGKKTYIIIHEDEEVIIQKASNNNNSTLTPSKIFSFYKNGFTYEMGDLKNLKGIKIQYVKLTPTDSNSEIKNVMVGIDNRTKHIYNIIETGKNNTITTLEVRTFKTNQPISEKLFIFDEQTFRNKKNYTISEPN is encoded by the coding sequence ATGAAAAGAATTATACTAGTACTAAGTGTTTTTTTATTATCTATAAACGTATTTAGTCAAGATGCAAGTAAAGCAAAAGCCTTATTAGATCAAGTTGCTCAAAAAGTAGAAGGATACTCTAACATTTATCTTGAATTTAACCATCGCATAGATAACTATGATGCTGATGTACACCAAGAAACCTTAGGAAGCGCTACACTAAAAGGAGACAAATACCATTTAAAATATATGGGCACAGAACAAATTTTTGATGGTAAAAAAACATATATTATTATTCATGAAGATGAAGAAGTAATCATTCAAAAAGCTTCAAACAATAATAATTCTACACTAACTCCTTCAAAAATATTTTCATTTTATAAGAATGGGTTTACGTACGAAATGGGCGATTTAAAAAATCTAAAAGGAATTAAAATTCAATATGTAAAATTAACACCTACAGACAGTAACTCTGAAATTAAAAATGTTATGGTTGGTATTGATAATAGAACAAAACACATTTACAATATTATTGAAACTGGAAAAAACAACACAATAACAACACTTGAAGTAAGAACTTTTAAAACAAATCAACCTATTTCGGAAAAGCTTTTTATCTTTGACGAACAAACTTTCAGAAATAAAAAAAATTACACCATTTCTGAACCAAATTAA
- a CDS encoding LptF/LptG family permease, whose amino-acid sequence MKIFDKYILKSFLRPLLATFFVVLFVLVMQALWLAFDEIAGKGIDIFFILKFLGYLSLILTPTALPIGILLSSIMALGNLSENYEFAAIKSSGISLKRVIRPLVILTILLSALNFVFLNNVYPWATLKQKNLYLNMKKKKPALALVPGAFNTEIPGFNIKFDEKYGEEENLLKNVQIADLTLNQGKVKIITAEKGEISTEEGSKYMTLTLQNGNYYEEHSKRAMTQKERKKMPASAAKFDTYTINIDISSFNDDENLDNEDVTQHHGMLSIYQLDSISKIEKSSYDKHLELRSNNFYKTIKANRLYKYPDSIRDTILKPEILDNFSTANKTIITRDALQNLKRSTDRINNQKEKIKRDRKRLNLYDYEYNYRFSFSLACLVLFFIGAPLGSIIRKGGFGLPMIMAITIFVIYFFISQFGKNLSEESAITTLLGGWISTLILLPFGLLLTRRATQGMGVFNIDSVLESIKKFFNRFTKNSTKQP is encoded by the coding sequence TTGAAAATATTTGATAAATACATTTTAAAAAGCTTTCTACGGCCACTATTAGCCACATTTTTTGTGGTTCTTTTTGTGCTTGTAATGCAAGCACTCTGGTTAGCTTTTGACGAAATTGCAGGTAAAGGAATTGATATTTTCTTTATTTTAAAATTTCTTGGATATTTATCCTTAATACTTACACCTACTGCCCTACCAATTGGTATATTGTTATCATCAATTATGGCTTTAGGCAATTTATCTGAAAATTACGAATTTGCCGCTATAAAATCTTCTGGTATTTCTTTAAAAAGAGTTATTAGACCATTGGTTATATTAACAATTCTTTTAAGTGCCTTAAATTTTGTTTTCTTAAATAATGTATACCCTTGGGCAACATTAAAACAAAAAAACCTGTATTTAAATATGAAAAAAAAGAAACCAGCTTTGGCACTGGTTCCTGGCGCATTTAATACAGAAATACCTGGATTTAACATTAAATTTGATGAAAAATATGGCGAAGAAGAAAATTTGCTTAAAAATGTTCAAATTGCAGATTTAACTCTTAATCAAGGAAAAGTAAAGATAATTACAGCTGAAAAAGGTGAAATCTCTACCGAAGAAGGTAGTAAATACATGACCTTAACATTGCAAAATGGTAATTATTACGAAGAACATAGCAAAAGAGCTATGACTCAAAAAGAACGAAAAAAAATGCCTGCTTCTGCAGCTAAGTTCGATACTTATACCATTAATATAGATATTTCTTCATTTAATGATGATGAAAATCTCGACAATGAAGATGTAACACAACATCACGGAATGTTAAGTATATATCAATTAGATTCTATTTCTAAAATAGAAAAATCTAGTTATGACAAACACTTAGAATTACGTTCAAATAACTTTTATAAAACCATAAAAGCTAATAGACTGTATAAATACCCAGATTCTATTAGAGATACTATTTTAAAACCAGAAATTTTAGATAACTTCTCTACTGCTAATAAAACAATTATCACAAGAGATGCATTACAAAATCTAAAAAGATCAACAGATAGAATTAACAATCAAAAAGAAAAAATTAAAAGAGATAGAAAGCGTCTAAATTTATATGATTACGAATATAATTACCGCTTCTCTTTTTCATTAGCTTGCCTAGTACTCTTTTTTATAGGTGCTCCTTTAGGTTCAATTATTAGAAAAGGAGGTTTTGGATTACCAATGATAATGGCAATTACAATTTTTGTAATTTATTTTTTCATTTCACAATTTGGAAAAAATCTATCAGAGGAAAGTGCAATTACAACTTTATTAGGTGGGTGGATTTCTACACTAATATTATTACCATTTGGTTTATTATTAACCCGAAGAGCTACACAAGGAATGGGAGTATTTAACATAGATTCCGTTTTAGAATCCATAAAAAAGTTTTTCAATAGATTTACTAAAAATTCAACTAAACAACCATGA
- the ribB gene encoding 3,4-dihydroxy-2-butanone-4-phosphate synthase yields MTILTKEIKLNTIEEAISDIKNGKVVIVVDDENRENEGDFVAAADKVTPEMINFMATNGRGLICAPITEKRCKELNLDLMVGLNTDPLGTAFTVSIDYHGKGVTTGISAHDRAITVKSLTESETRPHDLSRPGHIFPLKAREGGVLRRTGHTEAIIDLARLAGLNPAGVIVEIMNEDGTMARLPQLVKIAKQFDLKIISIEKLVEYRMQHDSLIELTEDFTINTRFGDYRLRAYKQTTNNQVHLSLTKGTWTEGEEVLVKVNSTLVNNDILGTLTKNPDDKLKGVFEAINKAGKGAVVFINQENQNFNLLTRLAILKESQANNQTYTPNLKMDEKDFGIGAQILHDLGITKLKVLSNATSFRKRVGMTGYGIEIIEYVNY; encoded by the coding sequence ATGACAATCTTAACAAAAGAAATAAAATTAAACACAATTGAAGAAGCAATTTCAGATATAAAAAATGGAAAAGTAGTAATTGTTGTTGATGATGAAAACAGAGAAAATGAAGGTGATTTTGTAGCTGCTGCAGATAAAGTAACTCCAGAAATGATTAACTTTATGGCTACTAATGGTAGAGGTCTTATCTGTGCTCCTATTACTGAAAAAAGGTGTAAAGAATTAAATTTAGACCTAATGGTTGGACTTAATACCGATCCGTTAGGAACAGCTTTTACAGTTTCTATAGATTATCATGGAAAAGGTGTTACTACCGGAATTTCAGCTCATGACAGAGCTATTACTGTAAAATCTTTAACTGAAAGTGAAACCAGACCACACGATTTAAGTAGACCTGGACATATTTTTCCTTTAAAAGCACGTGAAGGTGGTGTTTTAAGAAGAACTGGGCATACAGAAGCAATTATAGACTTAGCGCGTTTAGCAGGTTTAAATCCAGCTGGTGTTATTGTTGAAATAATGAATGAAGACGGTACGATGGCACGTCTTCCTCAATTAGTAAAAATTGCAAAACAATTTGATCTAAAAATTATTTCTATAGAAAAATTGGTTGAATATAGAATGCAACACGATTCGCTAATAGAATTAACAGAAGACTTTACCATAAATACACGTTTTGGAGATTATAGATTAAGAGCCTACAAACAAACAACTAACAATCAAGTACATTTATCTTTAACAAAAGGAACTTGGACTGAAGGTGAAGAAGTTTTAGTTAAAGTAAATTCTACGTTAGTAAACAATGATATTTTAGGTACATTAACCAAAAACCCTGATGACAAATTAAAAGGTGTTTTTGAGGCCATTAATAAAGCTGGTAAAGGAGCAGTTGTTTTTATTAATCAAGAAAATCAAAATTTTAATTTACTTACTAGATTGGCAATTTTAAAAGAAAGTCAAGCTAACAACCAAACATACACTCCTAATTTAAAAATGGATGAAAAAGATTTTGGAATTGGTGCGCAAATTTTACACGATTTAGGTATTACAAAATTAAAAGTACTTTCAAACGCTACATCTTTTAGAAAAAGAGTTGGTATGACTGGTTATGGAATTGAAATTATTGAATACGTAAATTATTAG